From Chloroflexota bacterium, one genomic window encodes:
- a CDS encoding NAD-dependent epimerase/dehydratase family protein has protein sequence MRALIFGGAGSIGSRLSAALVDRGDEVLSLDVSAEPVVPSDAFAQVDARIGSVQDAAAVDEVVAEFRPDTIFHLAAILSGLAETDSELAWRVNVDGTRNVLEAARRFGIGRVVFTSTVATYGAGLPEPITEDVPQWPSGLYGVTKVLGERLGVYYHQRFGLDFRAVRLAAMVAPTAPAGGAASAFVCDLFVNAVRDGAYDLYVYPNTRVPIVWVDDVVGALQLLNDADEGNLSRRVYHIIGAGPSVQEMVDAVQARLPEARLRFEIDPVRADIVESWPSRMDDAAARADWGWEPRFDLERMTAANLDALGAPA, from the coding sequence ATGCGGGCACTGATCTTCGGTGGCGCGGGGAGCATTGGGTCGCGACTGTCGGCGGCGCTGGTCGACCGCGGCGACGAGGTGCTGTCGCTGGACGTCAGCGCCGAGCCAGTCGTGCCGTCGGACGCCTTCGCGCAGGTCGACGCGCGCATCGGCAGCGTCCAGGACGCGGCGGCGGTGGATGAGGTCGTGGCGGAGTTTCGGCCCGACACGATCTTCCATCTCGCGGCGATCCTGTCCGGGCTGGCGGAAACTGATTCCGAGCTGGCATGGCGGGTGAACGTGGATGGGACGCGCAACGTCCTGGAGGCGGCTCGCAGGTTCGGGATCGGCAGGGTCGTGTTTACGAGCACGGTGGCGACCTACGGCGCCGGGTTGCCCGAGCCGATCACGGAGGACGTGCCGCAGTGGCCGTCGGGTCTTTACGGCGTGACCAAGGTGCTCGGCGAGCGCCTGGGGGTCTATTACCACCAGCGCTTCGGGCTGGACTTTCGGGCGGTGCGGCTGGCGGCGATGGTGGCCCCGACCGCGCCGGCAGGCGGCGCGGCCAGCGCCTTCGTTTGCGATCTGTTCGTCAACGCCGTGCGTGACGGCGCCTACGACCTGTACGTCTATCCGAATACCCGCGTCCCGATCGTCTGGGTGGACGACGTGGTGGGCGCGCTGCAGCTCCTCAACGACGCCGACGAGGGCAACCTGTCGCGCCGCGTCTACCACATCATCGGGGCCGGTCCGAGTGTGCAGGAGATGGTGGACGCGGTGCAGGCGCGGCTGCCCGAGGCCCGGCTGCGGTTCGAGATCGACCCGGTGCGGGCGGACATCGTGGAAAGCTGGCCGTCGCGCATGGACGACGCGGCGGCGCGCGCGGATTGGGGCTGGGAGCCGCGCTTCGACCTGGAGCGCATGACCGCCGCCAACCTGGACGCCCTGGGCGCGCCGGCCTAG
- a CDS encoding sugar phosphate isomerase/epimerase, which translates to MRIGACLWSLPEDPHEAAAWAKDVGFEAIDVDPGFAAGWDAANGLPVASVAIAHLIPEGAALEAADDAARTAALDHVRAGLAEAAELNAEFVYLPPAAASAVDPASRERYREAVVALTEESARLGIKFGIEHFPGYALPSVAETLAFVEDVGHPNLYVLLDIGHAQISRESVPDAVAALGDLMTFVHFDDNRGELDDHMALLDGLQQEQDLVDAVRALRRHGYEGQISIEMNPKLPDPRDAMIRSFEILKRVMAQA; encoded by the coding sequence ATGCGGATCGGCGCCTGCTTGTGGTCCCTGCCGGAAGACCCCCACGAGGCCGCGGCCTGGGCCAAGGACGTGGGCTTCGAGGCGATCGACGTGGACCCGGGATTCGCCGCCGGGTGGGACGCGGCGAACGGCTTGCCGGTGGCCAGCGTGGCGATTGCTCACCTCATCCCCGAGGGCGCGGCGCTGGAGGCCGCCGATGACGCAGCGCGGACCGCGGCGCTGGACCACGTGCGAGCGGGGCTGGCCGAGGCGGCGGAGCTGAACGCCGAGTTCGTCTACCTGCCGCCGGCAGCGGCGTCGGCGGTAGATCCGGCGTCGCGGGAGCGCTACCGCGAGGCCGTGGTGGCGCTCACCGAGGAATCCGCGCGCCTGGGCATCAAGTTCGGCATCGAGCACTTTCCCGGCTACGCGCTGCCGAGCGTGGCGGAGACCCTGGCCTTCGTCGAGGACGTGGGCCATCCCAACCTGTACGTGCTGCTGGATATCGGCCACGCGCAGATCAGCCGCGAGAGCGTGCCGGACGCGGTGGCGGCGCTCGGCGACCTGATGACGTTCGTCCATTTCGACGACAATCGCGGCGAGCTCGACGATCACATGGCGCTGCTGGACGGTCTGCAGCAGGAGCAGGACCTGGTGGACGCGGTGCGCGCGCTGCGGCGCCACGGCTACGAAGGGCAGATATCAATCGAAATGAACCCGAAGCTGCCGGACCCCCGCGACGCGATGATCCGGAGTTTCGAGATTCTCAAGCGGGTGATGGCCCAGGCGTAG
- a CDS encoding sulfurtransferase, giving the protein MAEYANPDALVSADWVAEHGADPNVRLVEVDVDTTAYESGHIAGAVGWNWQSQLSDQVRRDIATQSQWEELLSASGIANDTHVVLYGDNNNWFAAFAYWIFKLYGHESVSLMNGGRLKWEKDGRALTTDAPSVAPASYQAKAPDAALRAFQHNVLDALGDSESVMIDVRSPAEFNGEIMAPPGLPETAQRMGHIPGAHNVPWLTAVNEDDGTFKTADELQEIYGGKGAAADKDIIAYCRIGERSSHTWFALKELLGLPNVRNYDGSWTEWGSMIGVPIEK; this is encoded by the coding sequence ATGGCTGAATACGCAAACCCCGACGCGCTCGTCAGCGCGGACTGGGTCGCCGAGCACGGCGCCGACCCGAACGTCCGGCTCGTCGAAGTGGACGTCGACACCACCGCCTACGAATCGGGTCACATCGCCGGCGCCGTCGGCTGGAACTGGCAGTCCCAGCTTTCCGACCAGGTCCGCCGCGACATCGCTACCCAGTCCCAGTGGGAAGAGTTGCTGAGCGCCTCCGGCATCGCCAACGACACGCACGTGGTCCTCTACGGCGACAACAACAACTGGTTCGCGGCCTTCGCCTACTGGATCTTCAAGCTCTACGGGCACGAGTCCGTGAGCCTGATGAACGGCGGGCGCTTGAAGTGGGAGAAGGACGGGCGTGCGCTGACGACCGATGCGCCGTCGGTTGCCCCCGCCTCCTACCAGGCCAAGGCCCCCGACGCCGCCCTGCGCGCGTTTCAGCACAACGTCCTCGACGCGCTGGGCGACAGCGAGTCGGTGATGATCGACGTCCGCTCGCCGGCCGAGTTCAACGGCGAGATCATGGCGCCTCCGGGCCTGCCCGAGACCGCGCAGCGCATGGGCCACATCCCCGGCGCGCACAACGTGCCCTGGCTCACAGCAGTCAACGAGGATGACGGCACCTTCAAGACGGCCGACGAGCTGCAGGAGATATATGGCGGCAAGGGCGCGGCCGCCGACAAGGACATCATCGCCTACTGCCGTATCGGCGAGCGGTCCTCGCACACCTGGTTCGCGCTCAAGGAGCTGCTCGGGTTGCCCAACGTGCGCAACTACGACGGCTCGTGGACCGAGTGGGGATCCATGATCGGCGTGCCGATCGAGAAGTAG
- a CDS encoding Gfo/Idh/MocA family oxidoreductase: protein MPIPRRVAVTEVNHWHSSYDAAYLQVLRDLDVDIVGVSDADLALAEDRAQRYGSQAFTDYRAMIDETKPDFVVALGRHIDMPAIARFLIEADIPFMMEKPMGTTAEDVTALADLAEARGAWAAVPFPNRLLPWAVRAKAMIEAGEFGKISHVVMRLIRPTMQRYVEWDSPWMWDRELAGGGALLNLGGHGMDLARMLLGPDVSVATAVISNRVHQAQVEDYALATLRNGDGALIHVEVGYTWPTWPANESDLEFKVAGEKAALRVVPDGLQVIAPGRDDRYPGAASAAGNYPPLISDMLERAGRGDPPAITARDCANAMQLVHDAYRLAGRQ, encoded by the coding sequence ATGCCAATTCCGCGACGCGTTGCCGTCACCGAAGTCAACCACTGGCACTCGTCCTACGACGCCGCCTACCTGCAGGTGCTGCGCGATCTCGACGTCGACATCGTCGGCGTATCGGACGCGGACCTGGCCCTCGCCGAGGACCGCGCACAGCGCTACGGCAGCCAGGCCTTCACCGACTACCGCGCCATGATCGACGAGACCAAGCCCGACTTCGTCGTCGCGCTGGGGCGGCACATCGACATGCCGGCCATCGCCCGCTTCCTCATCGAGGCCGACATTCCCTTCATGATGGAAAAGCCGATGGGCACCACCGCCGAGGACGTGACGGCATTGGCGGACCTGGCCGAGGCGCGCGGCGCCTGGGCCGCGGTGCCGTTCCCCAACCGCCTGCTGCCGTGGGCCGTGCGGGCCAAGGCCATGATCGAGGCCGGCGAATTCGGAAAAATCTCGCACGTCGTGATGCGCCTCATCCGCCCCACCATGCAGCGCTATGTGGAATGGGACTCACCCTGGATGTGGGACCGGGAGCTTGCCGGCGGCGGCGCCCTGCTCAACCTGGGCGGGCACGGCATGGACCTCGCCCGGATGCTGTTGGGACCCGACGTGTCGGTGGCGACGGCGGTCATCAGCAACCGCGTGCACCAGGCGCAGGTCGAGGACTACGCCCTGGCCACGCTGCGCAATGGCGACGGCGCGCTGATCCACGTCGAGGTCGGCTATACCTGGCCCACCTGGCCCGCCAACGAGAGCGATCTCGAGTTCAAGGTCGCCGGCGAAAAAGCGGCGCTGCGCGTGGTTCCCGATGGGTTGCAGGTCATCGCGCCGGGACGCGACGATCGGTATCCCGGCGCCGCTTCCGCCGCCGGAAACTATCCGCCCCTCATCTCGGACATGCTCGAACGCGCGGGACGCGGCGACCCGCCGGCCATCACCGCCAGGGACTGCGCCAACGCCATGCAGCTGGTCCACGACGCCTACCGCCTCGCCGGACGCCAGTAG
- a CDS encoding gluconokinase, protein MSRVRLADAAAPLALSLDIGSSSARAALYDARGRRVRKTAAKIDHRFLSTTDGGVTADAEALSDRVIEAIDEAMARADSRTRDIAAVGCSVFASSIVGVDAAGEALTPVYTYADVRNAADTAALRDEWDAPALYDRTGCPLHASYLAPRFRWLARTQPELLASVDRWVSFGEYLYERLFGRPCGLGVSAAAWSGLLDRRAMGWDRTTLDALGLDADALGRIDTESSPVRGLAPAWAERWPALAEAAWFPAVGDGVASNVGTAETDTPAVVVNLGTSAAVRAIVPGPVTAVPRGLWEYRIARDRSLLGGALTDGGNMVRWVAELTGSGPSKGWDAQVEDLRPDDHGVTLLPFLSGERSPGWDDQARATIHGLRRNTRAEELLLAGMEAVTYRLTRIYDLLSAELPSLHSVTLSGGGFRRSRAWAQMVADAFGRPATRSAAVEATSRGAALWALAHLGAIESPVAVDQLGGEALEPGAANGAVYRAAMERQERLYRRMAGAGDLGDA, encoded by the coding sequence ATGAGCAGGGTCAGGTTGGCGGACGCCGCCGCGCCGCTCGCGCTCAGCCTGGATATCGGGAGCTCGTCGGCGCGCGCGGCGCTCTACGACGCCCGCGGCCGCCGGGTCCGAAAGACGGCCGCGAAGATCGATCACCGGTTCCTCTCGACGACGGACGGCGGCGTCACCGCCGACGCCGAGGCGCTGAGCGACCGCGTGATCGAGGCCATCGACGAAGCCATGGCGCGGGCCGACTCGCGAACCCGCGATATCGCGGCGGTCGGATGCAGCGTGTTCGCGTCGAGCATTGTGGGCGTGGATGCGGCGGGCGAGGCGCTCACGCCGGTCTATACCTACGCCGACGTCAGAAACGCCGCCGACACCGCCGCCTTGCGTGACGAGTGGGACGCGCCGGCGCTCTATGACCGCACCGGGTGCCCGCTGCACGCCAGCTACCTGGCGCCGCGGTTCCGCTGGCTGGCGCGCACGCAGCCGGAGCTGTTGGCGAGCGTTGATCGCTGGGTTTCATTCGGTGAATACCTCTACGAACGCCTGTTCGGCCGCCCGTGTGGCCTTGGGGTATCGGCGGCTGCGTGGAGTGGCCTGCTCGACCGTCGAGCGATGGGCTGGGATCGCACCACCTTGGACGCCCTGGGTCTCGATGCCGACGCGCTCGGGCGGATCGACACGGAGAGCTCGCCGGTGCGCGGGCTTGCGCCTGCCTGGGCGGAACGGTGGCCGGCGCTTGCCGAGGCGGCCTGGTTCCCGGCCGTGGGCGACGGTGTGGCCAGCAACGTGGGGACGGCGGAAACGGATACGCCGGCGGTGGTCGTCAACCTGGGCACCAGCGCGGCGGTACGGGCCATCGTGCCGGGACCCGTCACGGCGGTGCCACGGGGCCTCTGGGAGTACCGCATAGCGCGTGACCGGTCGCTCCTCGGCGGCGCGCTGACCGACGGCGGCAACATGGTGCGCTGGGTGGCGGAGTTGACCGGCTCGGGTCCCTCGAAGGGCTGGGACGCGCAGGTCGAAGATTTGCGGCCCGACGACCACGGCGTGACCCTGCTGCCGTTTCTCAGCGGCGAGCGAAGTCCGGGCTGGGACGACCAGGCGCGGGCAACGATCCACGGCCTGCGGCGGAATACGCGGGCCGAGGAGCTGCTGCTGGCGGGTATGGAGGCGGTGACTTATCGCCTCACGCGGATCTACGACCTGCTGTCGGCTGAGCTGCCGTCGTTGCACTCGGTCACGCTGTCGGGCGGGGGCTTCCGACGGTCGAGAGCGTGGGCGCAGATGGTGGCCGACGCGTTTGGGCGGCCCGCGACGCGGTCGGCGGCGGTCGAAGCCACCAGCCGCGGCGCGGCGCTGTGGGCGCTGGCGCACTTGGGCGCCATCGAGTCGCCGGTTGCGGTCGATCAGCTTGGCGGCGAAGCGCTCGAGCCGGGAGCGGCCAATGGGGCGGTCTATCGCGCGGCGATGGAGCGGCAGGAGCGGCTCTATCGGCGGATGGCGGGCGCGGGGGATCTGGGGGACGCCTAG
- the rpiB gene encoding ribose 5-phosphate isomerase B, with amino-acid sequence MRVAVGVDHRGFAVKDELLALLVDAGYEVLDLGTDSDASVDYPDFAAAVGQAIVDGEADRGIVVCGSGVGACVAANKIAGVRAATCHDTYSAHQGVEHDDLNLLCLGSSIVGMSLIAEIVASFLGAEFAEAEERYVRRLRKVQALERGERLSP; translated from the coding sequence ATGCGCGTTGCCGTCGGGGTCGACCACCGTGGATTCGCGGTCAAGGACGAGCTGCTGGCGCTGCTCGTGGATGCCGGTTATGAGGTGCTGGACCTCGGCACGGACTCCGACGCGTCGGTGGACTATCCCGACTTCGCGGCGGCCGTGGGTCAGGCCATCGTGGACGGCGAGGCCGACCGCGGCATCGTGGTCTGCGGCAGCGGGGTCGGTGCATGCGTGGCGGCCAACAAGATTGCCGGCGTGCGCGCGGCGACGTGCCACGACACCTACTCGGCGCACCAGGGGGTCGAGCACGACGACCTGAACCTGCTTTGCCTGGGCTCGTCGATCGTGGGCATGTCGCTGATCGCCGAAATCGTGGCGTCGTTTCTGGGCGCCGAATTCGCCGAGGCGGAAGAGCGCTACGTGCGTCGGCTGCGCAAGGTGCAGGCGCTCGAGCGCGGCGAGCGGCTGTCGCCGTAG
- the tal gene encoding transaldolase produces MMRNPLQELVDQGQSVWLDYLSRDLIRSGQLEEMIATDGLRGITSNPTIFHGAISGSDTYDDEIASLFAGGQDAEETFETLAIADIRAACDILLRVYESTQGRDGFVSLEVSPHLARDTDGTVAAARRLADRVDYRNLMIKVPATREGLPAIETLLGEGINVNITLIFAQEVYRAVAESYLNALDARAARGESLDAVASVASTFVSRIDTAVDDQLEALAASRPDAATEARDLLGQAAIANSKACYRIFEEVFGGERFQRLAARGARRQRPLWASTSTKNPAYPTTRYVDELIGPDTVNTMPENTMTAFRDTGEVQETVRADMDFWDEVLERLQRLGIDLDAVMDQLEDEGVQKFVDSYDELLADLDAKAAALRA; encoded by the coding sequence ATGATGCGTAACCCGCTGCAGGAGCTCGTCGACCAGGGCCAGAGCGTCTGGCTGGACTACCTGAGCCGGGACTTGATCCGGTCCGGTCAACTTGAAGAGATGATTGCGACCGATGGGCTGCGCGGCATCACGTCGAACCCGACGATCTTCCACGGGGCCATCTCGGGCAGCGATACCTACGACGACGAGATCGCGTCGCTCTTCGCCGGCGGCCAGGACGCCGAGGAAACCTTCGAGACGCTGGCGATCGCGGACATTCGGGCGGCCTGCGACATCCTGCTGCGGGTGTACGAGTCCACACAGGGCCGGGACGGATTCGTGAGCCTCGAAGTCTCGCCGCACCTGGCGCGGGATACCGATGGGACGGTGGCTGCCGCGCGACGCCTGGCGGATCGGGTCGACTACCGCAACCTGATGATCAAGGTGCCGGCCACGCGCGAGGGGCTGCCGGCCATCGAGACACTGCTGGGCGAGGGGATCAACGTCAACATCACGCTGATCTTCGCGCAGGAGGTTTACCGCGCGGTTGCGGAGTCGTATCTGAACGCGCTGGATGCGCGCGCCGCGCGCGGCGAATCGCTCGACGCCGTGGCGTCGGTGGCGAGCACCTTCGTCAGCCGCATCGACACTGCCGTCGACGACCAATTGGAGGCGCTGGCGGCCAGCCGTCCCGACGCGGCCACCGAAGCCCGCGACCTGCTGGGGCAGGCGGCCATCGCGAACTCCAAGGCCTGCTACCGAATCTTCGAGGAGGTCTTCGGCGGCGAGCGGTTCCAGCGACTGGCGGCCCGCGGGGCGCGCCGGCAGCGGCCGCTGTGGGCCAGCACCAGCACCAAGAACCCGGCCTATCCGACCACGCGCTACGTGGACGAGCTGATCGGCCCCGACACCGTCAACACGATGCCCGAGAACACCATGACGGCGTTCCGCGACACGGGTGAGGTGCAGGAGACGGTCCGCGCCGACATGGACTTCTGGGACGAGGTGCTCGAACGGCTCCAGCGGCTGGGCATCGACCTTGACGCGGTGATGGATCAGCTGGAAGACGAGGGCGTCCAGAAGTTCGTGGACTCCTACGACGAGCTCCTGGCCGATTTGGACGCGAAGGCAGCCGCGCTGCGCGCCTAA